Proteins from one Neodiprion fabricii isolate iyNeoFabr1 chromosome 5, iyNeoFabr1.1, whole genome shotgun sequence genomic window:
- the LOC124182134 gene encoding uncharacterized protein LOC124182134 isoform X3 — protein MLPTSRGSTDLRLRASMTTGVSPSATTATTSTATAGAPRNVETPETPPILSKQQARDLAVRLTPEERDVLISALQETQSQKVKAEYEGQLAAFRWRSKFGRPSRVPSLGDVDPTGTYCAVPEDWLLRKYAETVPQPTRKDLIRVSITNAIPFIGFGFLDNFFMIIAGDQIETSLGAFISLSTMAAAAFGNTISDILGIGSAFYVERLVQKIGFKAPKLTPIQMDMPKSRRAANLGRVLGVTIGCLLGMSPLLILHKGGKDKEAKTSIAGKEPVVAVA, from the exons ATGTTACCGACGTCACGGGGGTCAACGGACCTCCGATTGCGGGCATCTATGACAACGGGGGTTTCCCCCTCGGCTACTACAGCTACCACAAGTACTGCTACTGCTGGTGCTCCACGGAACGTCGAGACCCCCGAGACCCCGCCGATTTTATCTAAGCAACAGGCGAGGGATCTCGCTGTACGCCTGACACCCGAGGAGAGGGACGTGCTCATATCGGCACTGCAGGAAACTCAGTCTCAAAAAGTAAAAGCAGAGTATGAAG GTCAACTGGCGGCGTTTCGTTGGAGGAGCAAATTTGGACGACCCAGCCGAGTACCCAGCCTGGGAGACGTCGATCCCACAGGAACTTACTGCGCTGTGCCAGAGGATTGGTTACTGCGAAAGTATG CTGAAACAGTACCGCAACCGACCAGAAAGGACTTGATTCGAG TGTCGATAACGAACGCTATTCCGTTCATCGGATTTGGTTTCCTCGACAACTTCTTCATGATCATAGCT GGCGATCAAATTGAGACGAGTCTCGGAGCCTTTATATCACTTTCGACCATGGCAGCGGCGGCATTCGGAAACACAATTTCCGATATCCTTGGAATAGGTTCGGCATTCTACGTCGAACGTCTCGTCCAGAAGATCGGCTTCAAGGCGCCGAAATTGACGCCAATTCAAATGGACATGCCCAAGTCGAGGAGAGCCGCAAACTTG GGTCGTGTTCTCGGAGTGACGATCGGTTGCCTGCTGGGGATGTCGCCTTTGCTCATACTTCACAAGGGAGGAAAAGATAAGGAGGCCAAAACGTCGATAGCCGGGAAAGAGCCGGTAGTGGCGGTAGCTTAG
- the LOC124182134 gene encoding transmembrane protein 65 isoform X2 has translation MPVESVGHRRGSRLRSVSQSVSEPRFAESCLAKFGPGIGASTLRKLSIYDNYSHTMCCGSELYLMSKKSSSSSSSCCRTPNKRMLPTSRGSTDLRLRASMTTGVSPSATTATTSTATAGAPRNVETPETPPILSKQQARDLAVRLTPEERDVLISALQETQSQKVKAEYEGQLAAFRWRSKFGRPSRVPSLGDVDPTGTYCAVPEDWLLRKYVPQPTRKDLIRVSITNAIPFIGFGFLDNFFMIIAGDQIETSLGAFISLSTMAAAAFGNTISDILGIGSAFYVERLVQKIGFKAPKLTPIQMDMPKSRRAANLGRVLGVTIGCLLGMSPLLILHKGGKDKEAKTSIAGKEPVVAVA, from the exons ATGCCGGTAGAGAGCGTAGGTCACCGCAGGGGATCTAGACTCcggtcagtcagtcagtcagtcagtgaGCCCAGATTCGCAGAGTCG TGTTTGGCGAAGTTTGGGCCCGGAATCGGTGCATCAACGTTGAGAAAACTGTCGATATATGACAATTATTCCCATACCATGTGCTGTGGCAGTGAATTATATTTAATGTCTAAAAAATCCTCGAGCAGCTCGTCGTCGTGCTGCAGGACTCCGAATAAGCGCATGTTACCGACGTCACGGGGGTCAACGGACCTCCGATTGCGGGCATCTATGACAACGGGGGTTTCCCCCTCGGCTACTACAGCTACCACAAGTACTGCTACTGCTGGTGCTCCACGGAACGTCGAGACCCCCGAGACCCCGCCGATTTTATCTAAGCAACAGGCGAGGGATCTCGCTGTACGCCTGACACCCGAGGAGAGGGACGTGCTCATATCGGCACTGCAGGAAACTCAGTCTCAAAAAGTAAAAGCAGAGTATGAAG GTCAACTGGCGGCGTTTCGTTGGAGGAGCAAATTTGGACGACCCAGCCGAGTACCCAGCCTGGGAGACGTCGATCCCACAGGAACTTACTGCGCTGTGCCAGAGGATTGGTTACTGCGAAAGTATG TACCGCAACCGACCAGAAAGGACTTGATTCGAG TGTCGATAACGAACGCTATTCCGTTCATCGGATTTGGTTTCCTCGACAACTTCTTCATGATCATAGCT GGCGATCAAATTGAGACGAGTCTCGGAGCCTTTATATCACTTTCGACCATGGCAGCGGCGGCATTCGGAAACACAATTTCCGATATCCTTGGAATAGGTTCGGCATTCTACGTCGAACGTCTCGTCCAGAAGATCGGCTTCAAGGCGCCGAAATTGACGCCAATTCAAATGGACATGCCCAAGTCGAGGAGAGCCGCAAACTTG GGTCGTGTTCTCGGAGTGACGATCGGTTGCCTGCTGGGGATGTCGCCTTTGCTCATACTTCACAAGGGAGGAAAAGATAAGGAGGCCAAAACGTCGATAGCCGGGAAAGAGCCGGTAGTGGCGGTAGCTTAG
- the LOC124182134 gene encoding transmembrane protein 65 isoform X1 — translation MPVESVGHRRGSRLRSVSQSVSEPRFAESCLAKFGPGIGASTLRKLSIYDNYSHTMCCGSELYLMSKKSSSSSSSCCRTPNKRMLPTSRGSTDLRLRASMTTGVSPSATTATTSTATAGAPRNVETPETPPILSKQQARDLAVRLTPEERDVLISALQETQSQKVKAEYEGQLAAFRWRSKFGRPSRVPSLGDVDPTGTYCAVPEDWLLRKYAETVPQPTRKDLIRVSITNAIPFIGFGFLDNFFMIIAGDQIETSLGAFISLSTMAAAAFGNTISDILGIGSAFYVERLVQKIGFKAPKLTPIQMDMPKSRRAANLGRVLGVTIGCLLGMSPLLILHKGGKDKEAKTSIAGKEPVVAVA, via the exons ATGCCGGTAGAGAGCGTAGGTCACCGCAGGGGATCTAGACTCcggtcagtcagtcagtcagtcagtgaGCCCAGATTCGCAGAGTCG TGTTTGGCGAAGTTTGGGCCCGGAATCGGTGCATCAACGTTGAGAAAACTGTCGATATATGACAATTATTCCCATACCATGTGCTGTGGCAGTGAATTATATTTAATGTCTAAAAAATCCTCGAGCAGCTCGTCGTCGTGCTGCAGGACTCCGAATAAGCGCATGTTACCGACGTCACGGGGGTCAACGGACCTCCGATTGCGGGCATCTATGACAACGGGGGTTTCCCCCTCGGCTACTACAGCTACCACAAGTACTGCTACTGCTGGTGCTCCACGGAACGTCGAGACCCCCGAGACCCCGCCGATTTTATCTAAGCAACAGGCGAGGGATCTCGCTGTACGCCTGACACCCGAGGAGAGGGACGTGCTCATATCGGCACTGCAGGAAACTCAGTCTCAAAAAGTAAAAGCAGAGTATGAAG GTCAACTGGCGGCGTTTCGTTGGAGGAGCAAATTTGGACGACCCAGCCGAGTACCCAGCCTGGGAGACGTCGATCCCACAGGAACTTACTGCGCTGTGCCAGAGGATTGGTTACTGCGAAAGTATG CTGAAACAGTACCGCAACCGACCAGAAAGGACTTGATTCGAG TGTCGATAACGAACGCTATTCCGTTCATCGGATTTGGTTTCCTCGACAACTTCTTCATGATCATAGCT GGCGATCAAATTGAGACGAGTCTCGGAGCCTTTATATCACTTTCGACCATGGCAGCGGCGGCATTCGGAAACACAATTTCCGATATCCTTGGAATAGGTTCGGCATTCTACGTCGAACGTCTCGTCCAGAAGATCGGCTTCAAGGCGCCGAAATTGACGCCAATTCAAATGGACATGCCCAAGTCGAGGAGAGCCGCAAACTTG GGTCGTGTTCTCGGAGTGACGATCGGTTGCCTGCTGGGGATGTCGCCTTTGCTCATACTTCACAAGGGAGGAAAAGATAAGGAGGCCAAAACGTCGATAGCCGGGAAAGAGCCGGTAGTGGCGGTAGCTTAG
- the LOC124182135 gene encoding COP9 signalosome complex subunit 5: MASTSSDQSSTAQKTWEMTNNVETISTADEIYRYDRQEQLDILAAKPWEKDPHFFKDIKISALALLKMVMHARSGGTLEVMGLLLGKVTANTMLVMDSFALPVEGTETRVNAQAQAYEYMTAYIEAAKQVARHENAIGWYHSHPGYGCWLSGIDVSTQMLNQNFQEPFVAIVIDPVRTISAGKVCLGAFRTYPKGYKPPNDEPSEYQTIPLNKIEDFGVHCKQYYSLEVTYFKSSLDRRLLDSLWNKYWVNTLSSSSLLTNADYTTGQIFDLSDKLEQSEAALGRGNMLAATNDPYDRRSEDKLVKTTRDSCKTTIEVIHGLMAQVIKDRLFNQFGTGKKDS, translated from the exons ATGGCAAGCACGTCGAGCGATCAGTCGTCCACGGCACAGAAAACATGGGAAATGACAAATAACGTTGAGACCATAAGCACAGCAGATGAAATCTATCGATACGATCGTCAGGAGCAGCTTGATATACTCGCTGCCAAACCATGGGAAAAAGA TCCTCACTTCTTCAAAGACATCAAAATATCGGCGCTAGCTTTGCTGAAGATGGTTATGCATGCCCGATCCGGCGGAACTCTTGAGGTCATGGGATTACTCTTGGGAAAAGTAACGGCGAATACTATGCTCGTCATGGATTCGTTCGCTCTTCCCGTTGAGGGTACTGAAACTCGAGTCAATGCCCAGGCCCAAGCATACGAATATATGACCGCTTACATCGAGGCTGCTAAACAG GTTGCCCGTCACGAAAATGCCATCGGTTGGTATCACAGTCACCCGGGTTACGGATGCTGGTTATCAGGAATTGACGTCTCCACTCAGAtgttgaatcaaaattttcaagaaccATTCGTAGCGATTGTAATTGACCCTGTTAGAACTATTTCAGCTGGAAAAGTATGCCTTGGAGCTTTCAGAACATATCCCAAg GGTTATAAACCACCCAACGACGAGCCATCAGAGTACCAAACAATACcgttgaataaaatcgaagACTTTGGAGTACACTGCAAGCAGTACTATTCCTTGGAAGTAACGTATTTCAAATCCTCCCTTGATCGTCGACTGCTTGATTCTCTCTGGAATAAGTACTGGGTTAACACGTTGAGCTCGTCCAGTTTGTTGACGAATGCCGACTACACGACTGGACAGATATTTGATCTTTCCGACAAACTGGAACAGTCTGAAGCAGCACTTGGTCGAGGAAACATGCTCGCCGCAACTAATGATCCTTACGACCGTCGGAGCGAGGACAAACTCGTCAAGACGACAAGAGATAGCTGTAAAACTACAATTGAAGTTATACATGGTCTTATGGCTCAAGTTATCAAAGATAgacttttcaatcaatttggaACCGGCAAAAAAGACTCTTAA